A single genomic interval of Lathyrus oleraceus cultivar Zhongwan6 chromosome 7, CAAS_Psat_ZW6_1.0, whole genome shotgun sequence harbors:
- the LOC127101866 gene encoding 1-aminocyclopropane-1-carboxylate synthase 7 → MGLEIEQTYVQLSNIALSDTHGENSPYFAGWKAYDENPYHEFTNSSGVIQMGLAENQVSFDLVEKYLKDHPEDYKGFRENALFQDYHGLISFRTAMATFMEQIRGGRAIFDPQRIVITAGATAANELLTFILANPGDALLVPTPYYPGFDRDLRWRTGVNIVPIHCNRSNNFQITPHALEAAYEEAESMNMKVSGVLITNPSNPLGVTIQRSVLEEILDFVTKKNIHLISDEIYSGSVFSSTEFVSVAEILEARSYKGAERVHIVYSLSKDLGLPGFRVGTVYSYNDKVVTTARRMSSFTLISSQTQQFLANMLSDKEFTEKYININRERLKKRYEMIVEGLKSVGIECLKGNAGLFCWMNMSGLLKETSKEGELELWNEILKEVRLNISPGCSCHCSEAGWFRVCFANMSEQTLEIALDRIRKFMLKQATMNLNGVFASVGGDMMEKYNRYWGCASKMNKLIYFGIILDPRYKLSYIEWTFKDMYGVGSVFATGLIKSIKESLQKLYDWYKQAYDQNHNRQPLGSGENNVSNDETVVGHPSMMARADAFEQYLEEQDSIDQQNELEGFYSSKCVKRDPKFDLLVWWKHNSTQYPILSTIAKDIFATPVPTVASESAFSTEGGVLETYRSSLKPEMAEALICTQNWLNSSFTYFKDLNLMEDFEFSEDIIAEFEEISSAARRGSLPSQPQPSGCA, encoded by the exons ATGGGTCTTGAGATAGAACAAACTTATGTTCAGCTTTCAAATATTGCACTTTCTGATACTCATGGAGAAAACTCCCCTTATTTTGCTGGATGGAAAGCCTATGATGAAAACCCTTATCATGAGTTTACCAACTCTTCTGGTGTTATACAaatgggattggctgagaatcAA GTTTCGTTCGATTTGGTAGAAAAATACTTGAAAGATCACCCTGAGGATTATAAAGGTTTTAGAGAGAATGCATTATTTCAAGACTATCATGGTCTTATATCCTTCAGAACTGCAATGGCAACCTTCATGGAACAAATAAGAGGCGGTAGAGCCATATTTGATCCACAAAGAATTGTCATTACTGCTGGTGCAACTGCTGCCAATGAGCTCTTAACCTTCATTCTTGCTAACCCCGGCGATGCTTTGCTTGTTCCAACACCTTACTATCCAGG GTTTGATAGAGATTTAAGGTGGAGAACTGGTGTAAACATAGTGCCAATTCACTGCAACAGGTCTAACAATTTCCAAATTACACCACATGCTTTAGAAGCTGCTTACGAAGAAGCTGAATCAATGAACATGAAAGTGAGTGGAGTGTTAATCACAAACCCTTCAAACCCATTAGGTGTAACCATTCAACGTTCAGTTCTAGAAGAGATTCTTGACTTTGTGACAAAAAAGAATATCCATCTCATCTCCGACGAAATCTACTCAGGCTCAGTCTTCTCTTCCACCGAGTTCGTAAGCGTAGCAGAAATTCTCGAAGCTCGTAGCTACAAAGGTGCCGAAAGAGTTCATATTGTTTATAGTCTTTCAAAAGATCTTGGTCTACCCGGTTTCAGAGTTGGAACAGTTTATTCATACAATGATAAGGTTGTAACAACAGCTAGAAGAATGTCGAGTTTTACCTTAATATCCTCACAAACACAACAGTTTTTGGCTAATATGTTATCAGACAAGGAGTTTACAGAAAAGTACATTAATATTAATAGAGAGAGATTGAAGAAGAGATATGAAATGATAGTAGAAGGTTTGAAAAGTGTTGGAATAGAGTGTTTGAAAGGGAATGCAGGGTTGTTTTGTTGGATGAATATGAGTGGACTGTTGAAGGAGACAAGTAAGGAAGGTGAATTAGAACTTTGGAATGAGATATTGAAAGAAGTGAGATTGAATATATCACCAGGGTGTTCTTGTCATTGTTCAGAAGCAGGTTGGTTCAGAGTGTGTTTTGCAAATATGAGTGAACAAACTCTGGAAATTGCATTGGACAGAATACGTAAATTCATG CTAAAGCAAGCTACTATGAACTTGAATGGTGTTTTTGCAAGTGTGGGTGGGGACATGATGGAAAAGTATAATAGATATTGGGGGTGTGCTAGTAAGATGAACAAGTTGAtttattttggaattattttggaTCCAAGATACAAGTTGAGTTATATTGAGTGGACTTTTAAGGATATGTATGGAGTTGGATCTGTGTTTGCTACCGGGTTGATCAAATCTATAAAAGAGAGCTTACAAAAATTGTATGATTGGTATAAGCAAGCTTATGACCAAAATCATAATAGACAACCTCTTGGTAGTGGTGAAAACAATGTTTCTAATGATGAAACAGTAGTTGGTCATCCTTCAATGATGGCTAGAGCCGATGCTTTTGAGCAATATTTAGAGGAACAAGACTCGATTGATCAACAAAATGAGCTTGAGGGTTTTTACTCTAGTAAGTGTGTCAAAAGGGATCCTAAATTTGACCTTCTCGTGTGGTGGAAACATAATTCAACACAATATCCTATTTTATCTACAATAGCTAAAGATATTTTTGCCACACCAGTGCCTACGGTTGCATCAGAAAGTGCCTTCAGTACAGAAGGGGGAGTCTTAGAAACTTATAGGAGCTCCCTAAAACCTGAAATGGCAGAGGCATTAATTTGCACCCAGAATTGGTTAAATTCGTCTTTTACCTATTTCAAAGACTTGAACCTCATGGAAGATTTTGAGTTTTCTGAAGATATTATAGCAG AATTTGAAGAAATTTCTTCAGCAGCAAGAAGAGGATCTTTACCGTCTCAGCCACAACCTTCTGGTTGTGCTTGA